A region of Methanomicrobium sp. W14 DNA encodes the following proteins:
- a CDS encoding response regulator receiver protein, which yields MAAIRRKKKINTTDRKKELLSLFSDISGKTEIVEPMKKIHGTLRDKDAIEREVALIMREILDQGHFKTKLKPRDLACLVCGYYEGKNDTEIARELGDEKLSKTVARARVRLKLFRDLDFKMPFERSAMEDLLESGKTMKEISEELGISPSTLREYRHVIEQERDKTLDPFLERIKDVMEDRDLTESMTGTLANDGLSEAIDTTEAELADIS from the coding sequence ATGGCTGCAATAAGAAGGAAAAAGAAAATAAATACTACGGATCGTAAAAAGGAACTTTTAAGCCTTTTTAGCGACATTTCCGGTAAAACAGAGATCGTAGAGCCTATGAAGAAAATCCACGGTACTTTGCGCGACAAGGATGCAATAGAGCGTGAAGTGGCTTTGATTATGCGTGAAATCCTGGATCAGGGGCATTTTAAAACCAAACTGAAGCCCCGTGATCTGGCGTGTCTTGTATGCGGCTACTATGAGGGAAAGAACGATACCGAAATAGCACGTGAACTCGGAGACGAGAAACTTTCGAAGACAGTTGCAAGGGCACGTGTAAGACTGAAGCTTTTCCGTGACCTTGATTTTAAAATGCCTTTCGAGCGTTCTGCAATGGAGGACCTTCTTGAATCAGGCAAGACTATGAAGGAGATAAGCGAGGAGCTTGGCATAAGTCCTTCAACGCTGCGTGAGTACCGTCATGTCATTGAACAGGAACGTGACAAAACACTTGATCCTTTCCTTGAGCGCATAAAAGACGTCATGGAAGACCGTGACCTGACTGAATCGATGACCGGAACGCTTGCAAATGACGGGCTTTCGGAAGCAATTGATACTACCGAGGCAGAGCTTGCGGATATTTCATGA
- a CDS encoding metallophosphoesterase translates to MPTDIPKKNPDVYGLMAFSLVCLVSLSGYMVAEAKSITVTSLYIEGAPQSVVFISDPHLQDKNIGHISNAVDIINSLNASVVLIGGDFVNGENDNFTLQEVWSKIDAPVYAILGNHDYHSGINGINGQYKMLDVATETNRTVEGYDMSPLSADTDTSDLDFADSVAGVLEDNGVNVLRNEYVTLDINGTSLRVVGLDDGWAGMADPPYVPESDDFTIFMIHEPECRADWDANLILSGHTHGGQFTPPFVQILNENGIIELSGYFDSGTPLYITSGIGSSPLFGIELRYESQPEIVVINPSSPIEGSNVVYA, encoded by the coding sequence ATGCCCACAGATATCCCGAAAAAAAATCCCGACGTCTACGGTTTAATGGCCTTTTCTTTAGTATGCCTTGTATCACTGTCAGGTTACATGGTCGCAGAGGCAAAATCCATTACAGTTACATCTCTGTACATAGAGGGTGCGCCGCAGTCGGTTGTTTTTATATCCGACCCGCATCTCCAGGATAAGAATATTGGACATATCAGTAATGCAGTGGACATAATAAACAGCCTTAATGCTTCCGTTGTCCTGATAGGTGGCGATTTTGTGAACGGAGAAAATGATAATTTCACTCTTCAGGAAGTATGGAGTAAAATTGATGCACCTGTTTATGCGATTTTGGGGAATCACGACTATCACTCCGGTATAAACGGAATAAACGGGCAGTACAAGATGCTTGACGTTGCCACGGAAACGAACAGGACAGTAGAAGGTTACGATATGAGTCCCCTTTCTGCCGATACCGATACTTCCGACCTTGACTTCGCGGACTCTGTTGCAGGTGTCCTTGAGGATAACGGTGTAAATGTTCTCCGAAACGAGTACGTTACTCTAGACATAAACGGAACTTCCCTGAGGGTTGTTGGTCTTGATGACGGCTGGGCCGGAATGGCAGACCCCCCGTATGTTCCGGAGAGCGACGATTTTACAATATTCATGATACATGAGCCGGAGTGCAGGGCAGACTGGGATGCGAACCTGATTCTGTCCGGTCATACTCATGGCGGTCAGTTTACCCCCCCTTTTGTTCAGATTTTAAACGAAAACGGTATAATTGAGCTGAGCGGCTATTTTGATTCAGGAACTCCTTTGTATATTACAAGCGGAATCGGTTCATCACCCCTTTTCGGGATAGAATTAAGGTATGAGTCACAGCCTGAAATTGTGGTGATTAACCCTTCGTCACCTATAGAAGGCAGCAATGTAGTTTATGCATAA
- a CDS encoding metal-dependent hydrolase, with the protein MIVRWLGHSCFFLEGSKNIMTDPFMPYGDFGCRPDIVAVTHAHGDHVGDAVSLNCPTVCPNELAIYLSKKGLKTEAMNIGGTIFVDSVKFTMVYASHSSSIDDDGVLVYGGPASGFVISMDGVTVYHAGDTGLFSDMKLIHEMYHPDIALLPIGSKFTMGPSEAMVAAEFVGAPVVIPMHYNTFPLVEQDALAFKAAVEKVTDTKVAVLEPGESIDTEEYL; encoded by the coding sequence ATGATAGTCAGATGGCTCGGGCATTCATGCTTTTTCCTTGAAGGCTCAAAAAATATTATGACAGACCCGTTTATGCCTTACGGGGACTTCGGGTGCAGACCTGATATCGTTGCGGTTACGCATGCACATGGTGATCATGTCGGTGATGCGGTATCCCTTAACTGTCCTACCGTATGCCCTAATGAGCTTGCTATATACTTATCCAAAAAAGGGCTTAAAACCGAGGCTATGAATATAGGCGGAACAATTTTCGTTGATTCCGTCAAATTCACGATGGTATATGCTTCCCATTCGTCGTCGATTGATGATGACGGTGTACTTGTTTACGGGGGCCCTGCGTCAGGTTTTGTGATATCAATGGACGGTGTCACCGTGTATCATGCAGGAGATACGGGTCTTTTTTCGGATATGAAGCTTATTCACGAGATGTATCACCCGGATATAGCGCTTCTTCCTATAGGAAGTAAGTTTACCATGGGGCCGTCGGAGGCTATGGTTGCAGCCGAATTTGTCGGTGCACCTGTTGTAATTCCGATGCACTACAATACTTTTCCCCTGGTTGAGCAGGACGCCTTAGCCTTTAAGGCGGCTGTTGAGAAGGTCACTGATACTAAGGTTGCAGTTTTAGAGCCCGGTGAAAGCATCGATACGGAGGAGTATCTTTAG
- a CDS encoding GNAT family N-acetyltransferase translates to MSGTPSSLKEFVIVRNMNPEETRMAAAWAADEGWNPGFHDIGCHYSVDPKGWFVAEYEGRPVGIVQFSNYDDSFSFGGFLVVRPEFRKTGIGDVLLKEGLSHTEGRICGADGVFEMQETYSRKYGFIFAYRNIRREGNVNGLSDSNLLGASDVSFERLADYDSRHFPVKRHGFLKKWIEQKESVSLVSCNGDEIEGFGTIRKCFSGYKIGPLFAENFGTAEKIFLGLCDSVDSEPVYLDTPAPNAGAVLLAKNTV, encoded by the coding sequence ATGAGCGGAACCCCCTCTTCTTTAAAGGAGTTTGTTATCGTCCGGAATATGAACCCTGAAGAGACCAGAATGGCTGCGGCCTGGGCAGCGGATGAAGGCTGGAACCCAGGGTTTCATGATATCGGGTGCCATTATTCCGTTGACCCGAAAGGCTGGTTTGTAGCTGAGTATGAAGGCCGGCCTGTAGGAATCGTTCAGTTTTCAAACTATGACGACAGTTTCTCGTTCGGAGGTTTTCTGGTTGTAAGACCAGAGTTCAGAAAGACGGGAATTGGTGATGTCCTTTTAAAAGAGGGCCTTTCGCATACAGAAGGAAGAATCTGCGGTGCTGACGGTGTTTTTGAGATGCAGGAAACTTATTCACGAAAATACGGGTTTATTTTTGCATACCGCAATATACGCCGGGAGGGAAATGTCAATGGTTTATCTGACAGCAACCTTCTGGGTGCATCAGACGTTTCTTTTGAAAGACTTGCAGATTATGATTCCCGCCACTTTCCTGTAAAAAGGCATGGTTTTCTCAAAAAATGGATTGAACAAAAGGAGAGTGTATCGCTTGTCAGCTGTAACGGCGATGAGATTGAAGGATTCGGGACTATAAGAAAGTGCTTTTCTGGCTATAAAATTGGTCCTTTGTTTGCTGAAAATTTTGGTACTGCCGAAAAAATATTTCTTGGTCTTTGTGATTCGGTTGATTCCGAGCCGGTGTACCTTGACACTCCTGCGCCGAATGCAGGTGCGGTTTTGCTTGCGAAAAATACGGTATGA
- a CDS encoding winged helix-turn-helix transcriptional regulator, producing MKIKLKIFFFIFLTFALFVHAGLCSLSVNFGENSQKDNFEYNHGGDQINTFSDLPLWIQISWISSLIIGTAAAIKFLPVLTGKIRYALENTKRRKILEYIAENPGKCIEELSGEMNLNRETLRYHLICLERNNHIILESTDRSKRVFPNHNTFSGKQRKIISICHNPVQVKMLAMIAKYPGIRNSEIKDELDISKSAVSWHIKKLESSGVLSVRKSGKSGHYYIKSGFEKFVIENIPGDIKEKYEFERGDYT from the coding sequence ATGAAGATTAAGCTAAAAATATTCTTTTTCATTTTTCTAACATTTGCACTATTTGTACATGCAGGTCTCTGTAGTTTAAGCGTTAATTTTGGAGAAAATTCTCAAAAAGATAATTTTGAATATAACCACGGTGGAGATCAAATAAATACATTTTCTGATCTGCCATTATGGATTCAGATTTCATGGATTTCTTCGTTAATTATTGGAACTGCTGCGGCAATCAAATTTCTTCCTGTTCTAACCGGCAAAATAAGATATGCACTTGAAAACACAAAAAGAAGAAAAATCCTTGAATATATCGCGGAAAATCCCGGGAAGTGCATTGAAGAGCTTTCCGGTGAAATGAATCTGAACAGGGAGACTCTGAGGTACCACCTCATATGCCTTGAAAGAAACAACCACATAATATTGGAGAGTACAGACCGCTCCAAAAGGGTCTTTCCAAATCACAACACATTCTCAGGAAAACAGAGAAAAATTATCAGCATCTGCCACAACCCGGTTCAGGTCAAAATGCTGGCAATGATTGCAAAATACCCCGGCATCAGGAACTCGGAGATTAAAGACGAACTTGATATATCCAAAAGTGCTGTCTCCTGGCATATTAAAAAACTTGAAAGTTCAGGTGTCTTGTCAGTAAGAAAATCAGGCAAGTCCGGTCATTATTATATCAAGTCAGGCTTTGAAAAATTTGTTATTGAAAATATCCCCGGTGACATAAAAGAAAAATATGAATTTGAAAGGGGAGATTACACTTAA
- a CDS encoding bifunctional 5,6,7,8-tetrahydromethanopterin hydro-lyase/3-hexulose-6-phosphate synthase, with amino-acid sequence MYLIGEALEGEGAELAHIDLLIGDKTGPVGMAFANAASQLSAGHTPLLAVVRPNLLTKPATLIIPKVTLKHVSQVNAMFGAVQAAVAKAVADCYEEGVFDNRECDPEDMVILASAYLHPDAKDYNRIYRYNYGSTKLAINRAFDKFPDKKTLIKEKDRAGHAVMGFKVQRLWDPPYLQVAMDLVDMGTVEKVLNAVPKNDHVLIEAGTPLIKQFGLSVIGSIRNIRPDSFIIADLKTLDTGNLEARMAANASADAVVVSGLAPVSTIEKFIKETKKTGIYSVIDMLNVEDPVKLIKELAERDAVPSIVEMHRAIDNESTEYNWGNIPAIKKAAGGKLLVATAGGVRQHVVKTALKSGADIVVVGRAITASKNIKNAAEQFLEELNTEEIDQFRVMTDF; translated from the coding sequence ATGTATTTAATTGGTGAAGCACTCGAAGGTGAAGGCGCAGAGCTTGCGCATATAGATCTTTTAATTGGTGATAAAACAGGCCCCGTCGGAATGGCGTTCGCAAACGCGGCGTCCCAGCTTTCAGCAGGACACACTCCTCTTCTGGCTGTGGTAAGGCCGAACCTTCTGACAAAACCTGCAACTCTTATAATACCGAAAGTTACACTCAAACACGTATCACAGGTAAATGCAATGTTCGGCGCTGTACAGGCCGCGGTTGCAAAAGCCGTTGCAGACTGCTACGAAGAAGGCGTCTTCGATAACAGGGAATGCGACCCTGAAGACATGGTTATCCTTGCAAGTGCATACCTGCACCCTGACGCAAAGGACTACAACCGTATATACCGCTACAACTACGGTTCAACAAAACTTGCAATAAACCGTGCTTTTGACAAATTCCCTGACAAGAAGACACTGATTAAGGAAAAAGACCGCGCAGGGCACGCTGTTATGGGCTTTAAGGTACAGAGACTCTGGGACCCGCCATACCTCCAGGTCGCCATGGACCTTGTCGACATGGGCACAGTGGAAAAGGTCTTAAATGCTGTTCCAAAGAACGACCACGTATTAATCGAGGCCGGAACTCCTTTAATCAAACAGTTTGGGCTTTCCGTCATAGGGAGCATCAGGAATATAAGACCTGATTCATTCATCATCGCTGACTTAAAGACACTTGACACAGGAAACCTCGAAGCGAGAATGGCTGCAAACGCATCAGCAGATGCAGTCGTTGTATCAGGTCTTGCACCTGTATCGACAATCGAGAAGTTCATAAAAGAGACTAAAAAGACTGGTATTTACTCAGTAATCGATATGCTAAATGTAGAAGACCCGGTCAAACTCATAAAAGAGCTTGCAGAGAGAGATGCAGTTCCGTCAATCGTCGAGATGCACCGTGCAATAGACAACGAGTCGACGGAATACAACTGGGGAAACATCCCAGCCATCAAAAAGGCTGCAGGCGGAAAGCTCCTTGTAGCAACAGCCGGTGGCGTGAGGCAGCATGTCGTCAAGACAGCTCTTAAATCGGGTGCCGACATCGTCGTCGTAGGACGTGCAATCACTGCAAGCAAAAACATCAAAAATGCAGCGGAACAGTTCCTTGAAGAATTGAACACTGAAGAGATTGACCAGTTCAGGGTCATGACTGACTTCTAA
- a CDS encoding AMP-binding protein gives MAEISYASGLSDVPLIGKTIGEMLEEIAKKYPDTEALVAVDQNIRWTYSEFLEKVDELALSLMALGVNKGDRVGIWALNYAEWVVVQFATAKCGAIMVNINPSYRTFELEYALKQSEVHTLILQGRFKNSDYVGMFYESCPEAIESRPGKISTEKFPFLRNVVFMGNIPYNGMFTWNEFLEKGKNISRDELKEREDTLSFDDPVNIQYTSGTTGYPKGVVLTHHSVMNNGYTIGSGMGFTEKDRLCIPVPFYHCFGMVLSNMASVTHGATMVIPSPAFDAEAVLRTIDREKCTAVHGVPTMFIAELKHPNFNKYKYDTLRTGIMAGSPCPIEYMKAVNEKMNMRDIVIVYGQTETSPGVTMTTTDDPLERRVTTVGKTFPHVELKIIDPVTQRIVPRGEPGEICARGYVVMKCYYNNPSATRQTIDADRWNHTGDLGIMDEEGYVKIVGRLKEMVIRGGENIYPREIEEFLYTNRKIEDAYVIGVPDEKYGEELMVWVRLRDGCTMTEEELKEFCNGRIARFKIPRYVKFVNSFPMNVSGKIKKHEMQSISIKELGLEKVSNIETA, from the coding sequence ATGGCTGAGATAAGCTACGCGAGCGGTTTGTCCGACGTACCCCTGATTGGAAAGACAATCGGGGAGATGCTTGAAGAAATCGCCAAAAAATACCCTGATACTGAGGCTCTGGTTGCAGTAGACCAGAACATAAGGTGGACGTACAGCGAATTCCTTGAGAAAGTGGATGAGCTTGCACTAAGCCTTATGGCCCTCGGAGTCAACAAAGGTGACCGCGTAGGTATCTGGGCGCTGAACTACGCGGAATGGGTAGTCGTTCAGTTTGCAACCGCAAAGTGCGGTGCGATAATGGTGAATATAAACCCTTCATACAGGACTTTTGAACTTGAGTACGCACTGAAGCAGTCCGAAGTCCATACTCTGATTCTTCAGGGCAGGTTCAAAAATTCCGATTACGTCGGGATGTTTTACGAATCCTGTCCCGAGGCGATAGAGTCCCGTCCCGGAAAAATTTCGACTGAAAAGTTTCCGTTCCTCAGAAATGTCGTTTTTATGGGCAATATCCCTTATAACGGCATGTTTACCTGGAACGAATTCCTTGAAAAAGGGAAAAATATCAGCCGGGATGAATTAAAGGAAAGAGAAGATACTTTGTCGTTTGATGACCCGGTAAACATCCAGTATACGTCCGGGACGACCGGTTATCCCAAAGGAGTTGTACTTACTCATCACAGTGTCATGAACAACGGCTACACGATAGGTTCCGGGATGGGGTTCACCGAAAAAGACAGGCTGTGCATACCGGTTCCTTTCTACCACTGTTTTGGTATGGTCCTTTCCAATATGGCAAGCGTTACTCACGGCGCGACAATGGTTATCCCGTCTCCGGCATTTGATGCAGAGGCGGTTTTGAGGACTATTGACCGGGAAAAATGCACTGCCGTCCATGGTGTTCCGACAATGTTTATAGCGGAGCTGAAGCATCCCAATTTCAATAAATACAAATACGACACACTCAGGACAGGAATTATGGCAGGCTCTCCGTGTCCTATCGAGTACATGAAGGCCGTAAATGAAAAGATGAACATGAGGGACATTGTTATAGTCTACGGTCAGACAGAGACATCGCCTGGTGTTACTATGACGACAACCGACGACCCGCTTGAAAGAAGGGTCACAACGGTCGGCAAGACGTTTCCTCATGTTGAGCTTAAAATAATCGACCCGGTAACGCAGAGGATTGTGCCCCGCGGAGAGCCAGGGGAAATATGTGCACGCGGGTATGTCGTAATGAAATGCTATTACAACAACCCGAGCGCCACCCGCCAGACAATTGATGCCGACAGGTGGAACCATACCGGAGACCTTGGTATTATGGACGAAGAAGGATACGTGAAGATAGTCGGCAGGTTAAAGGAGATGGTGATTCGCGGGGGCGAGAACATCTATCCGCGTGAAATAGAGGAATTCCTCTATACAAACCGCAAGATTGAGGACGCGTATGTTATTGGTGTGCCTGACGAGAAATACGGTGAGGAGCTTATGGTATGGGTAAGGCTTCGTGACGGGTGCACAATGACGGAAGAGGAGCTTAAAGAGTTCTGCAACGGCAGAATTGCAAGGTTCAAGATCCCGAGGTATGTAAAGTTCGTGAACAGTTTCCCGATGAATGTGTCCGGAAAGATAAAAAAGCATGAAATGCAGAGCATTTCGATAAAAGAACTTGGCCTTGAGAAGGTTTCAAATATTGAAACAGCCTGA
- a CDS encoding amidohydrolase family protein, producing MQEKDESSGIYDGNKTVLLRNTRVNGRKSDIFISDSGIIEEISEKYSGKSGEPEFIVDAENTVASPGFANTHTHAAMTLLRGYADDMHLQQWLSEKIWPLEAHLKAEDVYWGTKLACTEMIRSGTVAFNDMYFFMESAAKAVEESGIKAVLSYGFIDFGDSDKRESEIKATENLYQNIRKMDNPRIKAAAGPHAPYTVSKEGLKWCAEFSKEKDIMLHIHLSETENEVKECIEKNGVRPAKLLDECGCLGEKTVAAHCCWLDDAECELLGKRHVSASHNPVSNMKLAVNRAMPYQKLLDSGANVALGTDGCSSNNNLDILEEMKTAAILQKFFWNSDTVLPAHEAVKMATEAGKKALGFGDGILKEGAQADIVLLKTNIPCMTPLFSQDSNTVYSCSSNAVDTVICNGRVLMHDGFIPGEEEICKKASETAENLVKRYKDSL from the coding sequence ATGCAGGAAAAAGATGAATCGTCCGGTATTTATGATGGAAACAAGACAGTTCTTCTCCGAAACACACGTGTTAACGGACGCAAAAGTGATATTTTCATCAGCGACTCGGGAATTATTGAGGAAATCTCAGAAAAATACTCCGGCAAATCCGGAGAGCCCGAGTTTATAGTCGACGCAGAAAACACTGTCGCATCACCCGGGTTTGCAAACACCCACACACATGCTGCAATGACTCTTTTACGCGGATATGCCGACGACATGCACCTTCAGCAATGGCTTTCCGAAAAGATCTGGCCTCTTGAAGCGCACCTGAAGGCGGAGGATGTCTACTGGGGTACAAAGCTTGCATGTACAGAGATGATCCGTTCAGGAACGGTTGCATTCAACGACATGTACTTCTTCATGGAATCAGCGGCAAAAGCCGTTGAAGAATCCGGAATCAAAGCAGTTTTAAGTTACGGGTTTATCGATTTCGGCGACAGCGACAAGCGGGAGTCTGAAATAAAGGCTACGGAAAACCTTTATCAAAATATCAGAAAAATGGATAATCCACGCATAAAAGCCGCCGCAGGTCCCCACGCACCCTATACCGTATCAAAAGAGGGCCTTAAATGGTGTGCGGAGTTTTCAAAGGAAAAGGACATAATGCTCCATATACATCTCAGTGAGACCGAAAATGAAGTAAAGGAGTGCATTGAGAAAAATGGTGTCAGACCTGCAAAGCTTCTGGATGAATGCGGATGCCTAGGTGAAAAGACTGTTGCCGCCCACTGCTGCTGGCTTGACGACGCAGAATGCGAACTTCTCGGAAAAAGACACGTCTCGGCATCTCACAACCCCGTCTCGAACATGAAGCTTGCCGTAAACAGGGCAATGCCATACCAGAAACTCCTCGACTCAGGCGCAAACGTGGCTCTCGGAACTGACGGGTGCTCATCGAACAACAATCTGGACATACTTGAAGAGATGAAGACCGCAGCAATTCTTCAGAAATTTTTCTGGAACTCGGACACTGTCCTTCCGGCCCATGAAGCTGTAAAAATGGCAACTGAAGCAGGCAAAAAGGCTCTCGGGTTTGGTGACGGAATTCTAAAAGAGGGAGCGCAGGCAGACATCGTGCTTTTGAAGACAAACATTCCCTGCATGACGCCTCTGTTCAGCCAGGACTCAAACACAGTCTATTCATGCAGCTCGAATGCAGTTGACACTGTAATCTGCAATGGTCGTGTTCTGATGCACGACGGTTTTATTCCGGGAGAAGAGGAGATCTGCAAAAAAGCCTCAGAAACCGCCGAAAACCTTGTCAAAAGATACAAAGACTCATTATAA
- a CDS encoding MTAP family purine nucleoside phosphorylase — protein sequence MLGIIGGTSLFYADLPKTEKKIISTPFGPAEVYLGDIAILMRHQFRTPPHRINFPACISALSLAGVDKIVAFGSVGSLKKEIGPGTTVLPDDYYSPYSIPTIHNNAIGHAKPSVDAGLISKINKNIPETIAGGTYVQTKGPRFETSAEIKMLKDAGDIVGMTIASEATIANELEIPFAAICSVDNYCNGLCKEELSYDLILEKSRQNKEKTEKIIGKIIDLLG from the coding sequence ATGCTTGGAATCATAGGAGGAACAAGTCTTTTTTACGCGGATCTGCCGAAAACTGAGAAAAAAATTATTTCAACACCATTCGGACCCGCTGAAGTTTACCTTGGAGATATTGCCATTCTCATGCGGCACCAGTTCAGAACCCCGCCGCACAGGATTAACTTCCCTGCATGCATATCCGCACTCTCCCTTGCAGGAGTAGACAAAATCGTCGCATTTGGATCAGTAGGGTCTCTTAAAAAAGAGATTGGACCGGGGACAACCGTTCTTCCGGATGATTACTACAGCCCGTATTCTATACCGACTATTCACAACAATGCAATAGGGCACGCAAAACCGTCGGTCGATGCAGGGCTCATCAGTAAAATAAACAAAAACATCCCGGAAACAATTGCCGGCGGGACTTATGTCCAGACAAAAGGGCCCAGGTTCGAAACCTCCGCAGAGATTAAGATGCTAAAAGACGCCGGGGATATCGTAGGAATGACTATTGCAAGCGAAGCTACAATTGCAAACGAACTGGAAATACCCTTCGCTGCGATATGCTCGGTTGACAACTACTGCAACGGCCTGTGCAAAGAAGAACTCAGCTATGATTTGATTCTTGAAAAGTCCAGGCAGAACAAGGAAAAAACAGAAAAAATAATCGGTAAAATAATAGATCTTCTCGGGTAA
- a CDS encoding nicotinate phosphoribosyltransferase, with protein MGIFHTVGDDQIKAGECTDIYFARIEDILTVENKNPVVAVEITAASLVNDWGVLCGLDDALKLLEGLSVDVFAMPEGSIFYPGEPVMRITGNYRIFGRYETALLGFLCHASGIASSAALIKACAGSVPVYSFGSRRQHPSISGMIERSAWIGGADGASNTCAPAGIPLIGTMPHSYVMCHETPNDAWVNFDKYAPPEVPRVMLCDTYCDEKREALSAAKAGATAVRLDTPRSRKGDIRSIIEEVRWELDINGFSDVGIFLSGGLTADDVGSLSDIVDAFGVGGAIANAPVVDFSLDIVEIDGKSVSKRGKKSGIKEVYEYDDGSHVMLPLNAPPPENARQMLKSFIKDGQVLTLPDMQKSRARVLSALGNFT; from the coding sequence ATGGGAATATTTCATACCGTCGGTGACGACCAGATAAAGGCAGGGGAATGTACAGATATTTATTTTGCAAGAATAGAGGATATATTGACTGTTGAAAACAAAAATCCTGTTGTTGCTGTCGAAATAACTGCTGCATCGCTTGTTAATGACTGGGGGGTTCTGTGCGGTCTTGATGATGCTTTAAAGCTTCTCGAAGGTCTTTCCGTGGATGTGTTTGCGATGCCTGAAGGAAGCATTTTCTATCCGGGAGAGCCTGTTATGAGGATAACCGGAAATTACCGTATTTTCGGAAGGTATGAGACTGCTCTTCTGGGATTTTTGTGCCATGCATCAGGCATCGCATCTTCTGCTGCTCTTATTAAGGCATGTGCAGGCAGTGTCCCTGTTTACTCCTTTGGTTCACGGCGCCAGCACCCTTCAATATCAGGGATGATTGAAAGGTCTGCCTGGATTGGCGGTGCTGACGGTGCAAGCAATACCTGTGCGCCGGCAGGTATTCCTCTGATAGGGACTATGCCGCATTCTTATGTGATGTGCCATGAAACTCCAAATGATGCCTGGGTCAATTTTGACAAGTATGCACCTCCTGAAGTCCCGCGTGTGATGCTTTGCGACACCTACTGCGATGAAAAACGTGAGGCGCTTTCTGCAGCAAAGGCAGGTGCTACGGCTGTAAGACTTGACACCCCGCGTTCACGTAAAGGGGATATCCGCTCTATTATTGAGGAAGTAAGATGGGAGCTTGATATCAACGGTTTTTCAGATGTAGGAATTTTTCTTTCCGGGGGCCTTACGGCGGATGATGTAGGAAGCCTTTCGGATATAGTGGATGCATTTGGTGTCGGTGGAGCAATCGCAAATGCTCCTGTAGTGGACTTTTCTCTTGATATTGTTGAAATCGACGGGAAGTCAGTATCAAAAAGGGGCAAAAAAAGCGGCATAAAGGAGGTCTATGAATATGACGACGGCAGTCATGTAATGCTTCCCTTAAATGCGCCTCCTCCCGAAAACGCAAGGCAGATGCTCAAGAGTTTTATAAAGGACGGTCAGGTTCTGACACTTCCTGATATGCAGAAATCACGTGCACGGGTTTTATCAGCACTCGGGAATTTCACCTGA
- a CDS encoding pentapeptide repeat-containing protein: MEERTLLKLLIIVVVILVASVTGNILLYMGITSTETCPGYSNASDLTKDNNIQKKSLSYMDYSGAYLESADLSKVYAYKATLSGADMRKADLHGATLTLADLTGADLSGADLIGARLDYSILRGANLTGADLTFADLKGADLTNAVLTDALIEDADFRWIKGNYTK, translated from the coding sequence ATGGAAGAAAGAACCCTCCTCAAACTGCTGATAATAGTTGTAGTTATACTTGTTGCCTCTGTCACAGGCAATATACTCCTTTATATGGGGATCACCAGTACAGAAACCTGCCCGGGTTACAGCAATGCCTCGGATCTGACAAAAGACAATAATATTCAGAAAAAGTCACTGTCGTACATGGACTACAGCGGAGCATACCTTGAAAGCGCCGACCTTTCAAAAGTATATGCATACAAGGCGACGCTTTCAGGCGCTGACATGAGAAAAGCCGACCTTCACGGTGCAACACTTACACTTGCGGACCTGACCGGAGCAGACCTCTCAGGTGCAGACCTTATAGGAGCAAGACTTGACTACTCAATTCTGCGCGGAGCAAACCTGACCGGAGCAGACCTCACATTTGCGGATCTTAAAGGCGCAGACCTCACAAATGCCGTTCTCACGGATGCTCTCATAGAAGACGCCGATTTCAGGTGGATTAAAGGAAACTACACAAAATAA